One region of Scomber scombrus chromosome 10, fScoSco1.1, whole genome shotgun sequence genomic DNA includes:
- the asb14b gene encoding dynein axonemal heavy chain 12: MDTETEDDFYQSEDDLDEDEATQYIIEQSLIEYRKLKGLNPSDLKVSEDPDEIFKAIKEGDQDALNRLVAQPESLSRVDERGWIPLHEAAVQENKKILEIIFSVSPPGVAQCRTLQGETPLFLAVVHGLRENATFLLQNGSSPDLQNDEQDSPLVAAILNDQYDLATLLLRYNAKVDQTGPLNRTALHEAAFLGLENFVYLLLESGANPNACDIKKKTPLALAAQNGHLNVVEFLLLKGAHVWCESESGTIFFDAAASGNPDIIALLLDHGADPNQPLYSGHLPIHRVAYHGHILALEHLIPVTKLEAVKESGMSPLHSAAAGGHVRCVELLLKAGYDPNFMLHPRVRRSYDDERRSALYFAVSNNDLQCARLLLEAGAMVNQDPVTCLQLALRQGNYELINTLLKFGANVNYYSRINATHFPSALQYALKDEVMLRMILNHGYDVKRCFDCPYGTNSHDYAPWMTSAIKDMVFCEVVTVAWLTHLSAQVVRIMLDYTDHVSFCTKLHDALKEQKQWPEICHIQRNARSLKHLCRLRIREHLRYLRLRAPVFINFLPLPPRLKDYLRYKEFDVYSRGSLVNP, from the exons AtggacacagaaacagaagatGACTTTTATCAATCGGAGGATGACTTGGATGAAGATGAGGCAACCCAATATATAATTGAACAAAGTTTGATTGAATATAGAAAGCTCAAAGGACTGAATCCGAG TGATCTGAAAGTCAGTGAAGACCCTGATGAGATTTTTAAAGCAATCAAGGAGG GTGATCAGGATGCACTGAACAGACTAGTAGCGCAGCCAGAGAGTCTGTCTAGAGTTGATGAGCGAGGATGGATCCCCCTGCATGAGGCTGCAGTGCAGGAGAACAAAAAGATACTTGAGATTATCTTCTCAG TATCGCCTCCTGGGGTTGCCCAGTGTCGCACCCTACAGGGTGAGACTCCATTGTTTCTAGCTGTGGTTCATGGACTCAGAGAGAATGCCACATTCCTGTTACAGAATGGCAGTAGCCCAGATCTCCAGAATGATGAGCAGGATTCTCCATTAGTCGCAG CTATTCTGAATGACCAGTATGACTTGGCAACACTATTGCTTCGCTACAATGCTAAAGTAGATCAAACAGGACCACTAAACAGGACAGCTCTACACGAGGCCGCCTTTTTAGGCCTGGAGAACTTTGTCTATCTGCTCCTAGAGTCTGGTGCTAACCCAAATGCATGTGACATCAAAAAGAAAACTCCACTGGCTCTGGCTGCCCAGAACGGACATCTGAATGTGGTGGAGTTCCTGTTACTGAAAG GAGCTCATGTGTGGTGTGAATCAGAGTCAGGCACTATCTTCTTTGATGCTGCAGCATCAGGAAACCCTGACATAATCGCCCTGCTGCTGGACCATGGAGCAGATCCCAACCAACCGCTGTATAGTGGTCACCTGCCTATTCACCGTGTAGCATACCACGGTCACATACT GGCACTGGAGCACCTCATCCCAGTGACTAAGCTGGAGGCTGTAAAAGAAAGTGGAATGAGTCCTCTCCATTCTGCAGCTGCTGGGGGGCATGTCCGCTGTGTGGAGTTGCTTCTCAAAGCTGGCTATGATCCAAACTTCATGCTGCACCCAAGAGTTCGCCGCAGCTATGACGATGAGCGCAGGTCTGCCCTCTACTTTGCTGTGTCCAACAATGATCTTCAGTGTGCCCGCTTGCTGTTAGAGGCTGGAGCAATGGTGAACCAGGATCCAGTCACATGTTTGCAGCTGGCTCTCAGACAAGGCAACTATGAGCTGATCAACACGTTGCTGAAGTTTGGGGCAAATGTAAACTACTACTCCCGTATCAATGCCACTCACTTCCCCTCAGCACTTCAGTATGCCTTGAAAGACGAGGTCATGTTAAGAATGATTCTGAACCATGGTTACGATGTGAAGCGTTGCTTTGACTGTCCCTATGGTACCAATTCCCATGACTACGCTCCTTGGATGACCTCAGCCATCAAAGACATGGTG TTCTGTGAGGTGGTAACAGTGGCATGGCTTACACATTTATCTGCTCAGGTAGTGCGCATCATGCTGGACTACACCGACCATGTCTCTTTCTGCACCAAACTCCATGACGCACTGAAGGAGCAGAAACAGTGGCCAGAAATCTGTCATATTCAAA GAAATGCACGCAGCCTGAAGCACCTGTGTCGGTTGCGGATAAGGGAGCATCTCAGATACTTGCGCTTGAGAGCCCCAGTTTTCATcaacttccttcctcttcctcccaggCTGAAAGATTACCTACGCTACAAGGAGTTTGATGTTTACAGCAGGGGCAGCTTGGTTAACCCatag